In Candidatus Falkowbacteria bacterium, a genomic segment contains:
- a CDS encoding cysteine--tRNA ligase, with protein MSLFLYNTLSRSKEEFKSIASPVGLYTCGPTVYHYAHIGNLRTYIFEDFLKRTLLYNNFQVEHIMNVTDVGHLVGDQDMGEDKMEKGAAREGKTAWEIADFYLAQFKKDLIALNIIEPAVWCKATDYISEQIDLITILQEKGYTYQTSDGVYYDTSKFADYNKLSHLNLDELKEGARVEKNDEKKNATDFALWKFSPKDQKRQMEWESPWGKGFPGWHIECSAMSLHFLKDHLDIHCGGIDHINIHHTNEIAQSEAATNQKFFNYWLHGALLNISDSEKMAKSEGNILLLEKVTEEEKVEPLAFRYACLLTHYRKPMTYKPEMLGQAATALSNVRRSIENLGAQIGEIDSSFSEQFTTAVNDDLNMPQAVAILQGLLKSDLNSEIKLGTIQSFDTVLGLDLIRTNNLAEEIPSEIRELAAERERARLDQDWATSDVLRTKIQKLGYSIEDHPDGVKIRKI; from the coding sequence ATGTCTTTGTTTCTCTATAATACACTCAGTCGAAGTAAAGAAGAATTCAAATCAATCGCCTCACCGGTTGGGTTATATACCTGTGGTCCGACAGTGTACCACTATGCTCATATTGGCAATCTGCGGACGTATATATTTGAAGATTTTTTAAAAAGAACTTTGCTCTATAATAATTTCCAAGTTGAGCATATCATGAATGTTACTGATGTTGGACATTTAGTTGGTGATCAAGATATGGGAGAAGATAAAATGGAGAAAGGAGCGGCTAGGGAAGGCAAAACAGCTTGGGAAATTGCTGATTTTTATTTGGCTCAATTCAAAAAAGATTTAATAGCCCTTAATATTATTGAACCGGCTGTTTGGTGCAAAGCTACTGACTATATTTCTGAACAAATTGATTTGATTACAATCTTACAAGAAAAAGGCTATACCTATCAAACTTCTGACGGTGTATATTATGATACTTCAAAATTTGCTGATTATAATAAATTAAGTCATCTTAACTTAGATGAACTTAAAGAAGGTGCTCGGGTTGAAAAAAATGATGAGAAAAAAAATGCTACTGATTTTGCCTTGTGGAAGTTTTCTCCAAAAGATCAGAAACGACAAATGGAATGGGAATCACCATGGGGAAAAGGTTTCCCCGGTTGGCATATTGAATGCTCGGCAATGAGTCTGCATTTTCTAAAAGATCATCTTGATATTCATTGTGGAGGTATTGATCATATAAATATCCATCATACTAATGAAATTGCTCAATCTGAAGCAGCCACGAATCAAAAGTTTTTCAATTATTGGCTACATGGTGCTTTATTAAATATCAGTGACTCTGAGAAAATGGCCAAAAGTGAGGGCAATATATTGCTATTAGAAAAAGTGACGGAAGAAGAAAAAGTTGAACCATTAGCTTTTCGTTATGCCTGTTTGCTAACACACTATCGCAAACCAATGACGTATAAACCGGAAATGCTTGGACAAGCTGCCACTGCTTTAAGTAATGTAAGACGATCTATAGAGAATTTAGGCGCTCAGATAGGGGAGATTGACTCATCATTTTCCGAGCAATTTACTACTGCAGTTAATGATGACCTTAATATGCCGCAAGCGGTAGCTATTTTGCAGGGCTTACTTAAGTCAGATCTTAATTCCGAAATTAAACTGGGGACTATTCAATCGTTTGATACTGTTCTTGGTTTGGATTTAATTAGAACCAATAATCTAGCAGAAGAGATTCCTTCTGAAATTCGTGAATTAGCCGCTGAGCGAGAACGAGCTCGTCTTGATCAAGACTGGGCAACTTCTGATGTTTTGCGAACCAAAATTCAGAAATTAGGCTATAGTATTGAAGATCATCCTGATGGGGTGAAGATTAGGAAAATCTAG
- a CDS encoding peptidoglycan-binding protein — protein MSKKILLLVLLFIIFSPSLSNASAYTFNRELSYGDFGADVSALQQTLKEADFFNHDSITGYFGLVTKEAVKKFQVSKKIVTNSLEDSGYGRVGPKTLKVLNSISKPTSNVNTSEVKPPSSTKVKALERELYIGLRGEDVKSLQLFLKNKGFFTYPTLTGYFGEITKKAVIAFQSSQKIKQTGKVDPVTFKKIVDLSEVVPKEVLKAPVISEVTAIPVQTADKTPNYTFSTDSAGSIIYGGSCSSSTTLVIVGVNTITLNSLSDGLYSGCTVKVIDAKGLQSNILTIPAFRINTIVLRSGGSTPTVVIDSTAPIISEVTPVVTPGSDNTPSYVFTSDEAGTITYTGSCTSVTVLATVGLNIIVFSALADGTYNTCTLKVTDSASNISNIITISSFVIDTTAPTITNITSDKTNGTYGDNEVIDIDVTFSEAITSTGSITVTLETGDVDSSCTFTATNSSTGTCNYTVQFTDSSADLTVSSIAGTIADQAGNAMTNFVPATNLAANKALVISNYLADLVVSPLLAYSNRKLRSDYLGPATQIRRSSDNGLSDIGFNAGDYDTSAFSTFVGGGSGAVRTWYDQSNNGVNAVQTTNGSQLLVELNQVNSKPTLLNAAGKDMSFTSQTLGTTYDIFGVFNLNNINSGFLLGGNNGGTWADLLYYDATTVSHGRAAANDFITYTIPKNSWLLAHIRRVDSKWASLSINGEIVGWYDLGNNNPISFNRLVSEDPSLSVATKLAEQIYYTGGLTEAQVQAISNNISNYYDIDLQSYSPYVTPYSLELLDSNTEFPAMDGVSLLSFEGNLRLLGGWNTGIFPGSGSTDTDWQSADGITWTQNANASWSVRHHVAMGVKDSKMWMFGGDADTLSKDVWTYTTAGGWTQRTADWGSAAGTRGLYAWTIHEGSFYIAGGQSDFGLTPTMHTDILRYNEITDQFEKTGDLPIANFSAGVMYSFNGDLYMMGGGRYYSGGTDNYNQTVYKSIDDGANWTLIATLPSAMRSIYPNGVVFDNKMWYLMGGYSSVNQEGLYSSSDGITWHKEQYPGARHATGIVVHNGALHIVAGNLYNDSWRVVSE, from the coding sequence ACCTTAAAAGAGGCTGATTTTTTTAATCATGACTCAATTACAGGATATTTTGGCTTGGTGACCAAGGAGGCAGTAAAAAAATTTCAAGTTAGCAAAAAGATTGTAACGAATAGCTTAGAAGATAGTGGTTACGGACGAGTAGGACCGAAAACTCTCAAAGTACTTAACTCGATTAGTAAGCCAACAAGTAATGTAAATACTTCTGAGGTCAAGCCACCTAGTTCTACTAAAGTCAAAGCTTTAGAAAGAGAATTATATATTGGTCTTCGAGGTGAAGATGTAAAAAGTTTGCAATTATTTCTAAAGAATAAGGGATTCTTTACGTATCCAACATTAACTGGATATTTTGGAGAAATAACAAAAAAGGCAGTGATTGCTTTTCAATCTTCACAAAAAATAAAGCAAACTGGTAAAGTAGATCCTGTAACTTTTAAAAAGATTGTCGATCTTTCCGAGGTAGTACCAAAAGAAGTATTAAAGGCTCCAGTCATCTCTGAAGTTACGGCCATCCCAGTCCAAACTGCTGATAAAACTCCTAATTATACTTTTTCAACTGATAGTGCAGGATCAATTATTTATGGAGGTAGCTGTTCAAGCTCAACCACTCTAGTAATTGTTGGTGTAAATACTATTACATTAAATTCATTATCTGATGGTCTATATTCTGGTTGTACAGTGAAAGTTATTGATGCCAAGGGTCTTCAATCAAATATACTTACTATTCCCGCATTTAGAATTAATACTATTGTTCTCCGTAGCGGAGGAAGCACGCCGACAGTAGTTATTGACTCAACTGCCCCAATTATTTCCGAAGTGACGCCAGTTGTAACTCCGGGTAGTGACAATACCCCTTCGTATGTTTTTACATCTGATGAAGCCGGAACGATCACTTACACAGGAAGTTGTACAAGTGTAACTGTTCTAGCGACGGTTGGTTTGAATATTATTGTATTTTCAGCACTAGCTGATGGAACATATAATACCTGTACTTTAAAGGTTACTGATTCTGCAAGCAATATTTCAAATATAATCACAATTTCTTCATTTGTGATTGATACAACTGCGCCAACTATAACTAACATTACTTCTGATAAAACTAATGGTACCTATGGCGATAATGAAGTTATAGATATTGATGTAACATTTTCTGAGGCTATAACTTCAACCGGAAGTATAACGGTAACTTTGGAGACTGGTGATGTTGATTCTAGCTGTACTTTTACGGCAACAAATTCAAGTACTGGGACTTGTAATTACACTGTGCAATTCACTGATAGTTCGGCTGATTTAACAGTTTCATCAATTGCGGGAACAATAGCTGATCAAGCGGGGAATGCAATGACAAATTTTGTTCCGGCAACTAACCTTGCTGCTAATAAAGCTCTAGTTATATCAAATTATTTGGCTGATTTAGTTGTTTCTCCTTTACTCGCATATTCAAATAGAAAATTAAGAAGTGACTATCTTGGTCCAGCCACACAAATTCGTCGATCGTCTGATAATGGATTGTCAGATATTGGATTTAACGCTGGAGATTATGACACAAGTGCTTTCTCTACATTCGTGGGAGGTGGGTCAGGAGCTGTTCGTACCTGGTATGATCAAAGTAATAACGGTGTGAACGCTGTTCAAACAACTAATGGTAGTCAATTACTGGTTGAATTAAATCAGGTTAATAGTAAACCTACTTTGTTAAATGCAGCAGGTAAGGATATGTCGTTCACAAGCCAGACTCTCGGAACAACCTATGATATCTTTGGTGTATTCAATCTAAATAATATAAATAGTGGTTTTCTACTTGGTGGTAATAATGGAGGTACTTGGGCTGATTTGCTTTATTACGATGCCACAACAGTTTCTCATGGTCGCGCAGCTGCTAATGATTTTATTACATACACTATACCCAAGAATTCTTGGTTACTTGCACATATCCGAAGAGTTGATAGCAAGTGGGCCTCACTTTCCATAAATGGCGAAATTGTTGGCTGGTATGATCTTGGGAATAATAACCCCATTAGTTTTAATAGGCTAGTTTCAGAAGACCCATCGTTGAGTGTAGCTACTAAACTTGCAGAACAAATTTACTATACCGGCGGATTAACGGAAGCTCAAGTACAGGCAATTAGTAATAATATTTCTAATTATTACGACATTGATCTTCAATCGTATAGCCCATATGTAACCCCTTATAGTTTAGAATTATTAGATAGTAATACAGAGTTTCCGGCTATGGATGGAGTCTCTCTTCTATCATTTGAGGGTAATCTACGCTTACTAGGTGGTTGGAATACTGGAATTTTTCCTGGATCAGGTAGTACAGATACTGATTGGCAAAGTGCTGATGGTATTACGTGGACACAAAATGCAAATGCATCTTGGTCAGTCCGTCATCATGTAGCTATGGGTGTAAAAGATTCAAAAATGTGGATGTTTGGAGGTGATGCTGACACTTTGAGCAAAGATGTGTGGACATACACAACTGCTGGTGGATGGACACAGCGTACAGCAGATTGGGGTAGTGCCGCTGGTACAAGAGGTTTATATGCTTGGACAATTCATGAAGGATCTTTTTATATTGCTGGTGGCCAATCTGATTTTGGATTAACCCCAACCATGCATACAGATATTCTTCGATATAATGAGATAACTGATCAATTTGAAAAAACAGGAGATCTACCGATTGCAAATTTTTCTGCTGGCGTTATGTACTCATTTAATGGTGATTTGTATATGATGGGCGGTGGTAGGTATTATTCTGGTGGAACTGATAATTATAATCAGACTGTATATAAAAGTATTGATGATGGAGCTAATTGGACGCTTATTGCTACATTACCTAGTGCAATGAGATCAATTTATCCTAATGGTGTAGTCTTTGACAATAAAATGTGGTATTTGATGGGAGGATATTCTTCAGTAAATCAAGAAGGGCTGTATTCTAGTAGTGATGGAATTACTTGGCATAAAGAACAATATCCTGGAGCTAGACATGCTACTGGTATAGTAGTTCACAATGGAGCATTACATATCGTGGCTGGTAATCTTTATAATGATAGCTGGCGCGTTGTTAGCGAGTAG